The Raphanus sativus cultivar WK10039 chromosome 2, ASM80110v3, whole genome shotgun sequence genome includes a region encoding these proteins:
- the LOC108840482 gene encoding RING-H2 finger protein ATL7, protein MSYSDPNQNPIPETTNDTSSIEPVQQFKLYHALIFSVPICFTFIVLFVFYVIYLRRRSSSVDWSSLGMRGGGSFVSTNNLSKAELGLSKELREMLPIVIFKESFSINDSQCSVCLADYQANEKLQQIPPCGHTFHLDCIDLWLTSHTTCPLCRLSLIPKSFVDPSQQNPETVSSIGNSDGGGASAQPESQSVSEIASHIDDGQEGDNDCTEVSEEAQENGLNSTGTSDACCNCRLG, encoded by the exons ATGTCTTACAGTGACCCAAACCAAAACCCAATTCCCGAAACAACTAATGACACGAGCTCGATTGAACCCGTGCAACAATTCAAACTGTACCACGCTCTCATCTTCTCCGTTCCCATTTGCTTCACATTTATcgtcctctttgtcttctacgTCATTTATCTACGTCGACGAAGCAGCAGCGTCGACTGGTCTTCTCTTGGTATGCGTGGCGGTGGTAGCTTTGTTTCCACCAACAATCTCTCAAAG GCTGAATTAGGGCTGAGCAAAGAATTGAGAGAGATGCTTCCCATTGTCATCTTCAAAGAGAGTTTCTCAATAAATGATTCACA ATGTTCAGTGTGCCTTGCGGACTACCAAGCAAATGAGAAGCTTCAACAAATCCCACCATGCGGGCACACTTTTCACCTGGACTGTATTGATCTTTGGCTCACTTCGCACACAACTTGCCCTCTTTGCCGTCTCTCTCTTATCCCAAAATCTTTTGTAGACCCGTCCCAGCAAAACCCAGAGACTGTCTCTTCCATCGGCAACTCTGATGGAGGAGGAGCTTCAGCTCAACCAGAGTCCCAGTCAGTAAGCGAAATAGCAAGTCACATCGATGATGGCCAAGAAGGTGACAACGATTGTACAGAGGTTTCTGAAGAAGCACAAGAGAATGGACTAAACAGCACAGGGACATCTGATGCTTGTTGTAACTGCAGACTTGGTTAA